The Brassica napus cultivar Da-Ae chromosome C1, Da-Ae, whole genome shotgun sequence DNA segment atctgaatatcggtacgggaacttgtccattgcttttaatatgtaactcgcttcttgagaaAATATCCGACatgtccaacctcgattttatgttgtcttttgtcttcccttggacattcaatattgtattcatgatgttcttaaagaaattcttctctatatgcatcacatcgaggttgtggcgcagaagaagatccttccaatatggcaactcccaaaatatacccTTCTTGTgtcagttgtgatgaacaccgtaagaatcaggcatatattacgagggacatgccaattaccaccccaacaaaccgtttcgttagctccgtagtagtcgatttgcgcttcaatttgttctccagttagatatggaggaggagtgtctctcacaacccttttgtgcctaaacaaattcttgtttcttcggtaaggatggcaaATGGGAAGAAATcaacggtgacaatcaaaccaacttgtcttcctaccattcttcagttgaaacgcatctgtcgttccattacaatatggacaagctaatctcgcatgtgtagtccatccagacaacatcccataggcaggaaaatcacttatggtccacaaaagcatcgttcgcatcgtaaaattcgtcttggttgaacagtcatacgtcctcacccctgttgaccacaaatccttcaattcttttatcagtggttgtaggaaaacattcagggacctttttggatggttcggaccaggtattaatatggtcaagaatagcaactcccgttgcatgcacatctccggtggcaggttgtatggtgtaagaaagactgaccacaatgaatattgtctccctgacattccgaacggattaaatccatctgtgcatagtccgagatatacacattccggctattgctagcgaaatccggatgtactttgttgaaatgtttccaggctcttgcatctgatggatgagtcatctcaccatccgtctgagtatgctcggcatgccatctcatctttccagcagtctgctctgattgatacaatcttttcaatctgtctgtaattggtaggtaccacatcctttggtacggtaccctattacatccccgtccttgcggcttgaatcgtggcttcttgcagaatcgacaatTTATTGTTATCGATAATTTATTAATGATAATTTGGTGCTATTGTTATCGATAAtttattaatgatattttactttgggtttattttagatttgaagtttaattttattattcacattagacatttaaatatttatgaattttaaagtCTTGATTTAGTTAAATGTCATAACTCTtaatttgttacaaaaaaaaaattagatagtctaaattattttttaatattttgtatgtcaaatataatataatataaaactgaagttatgtatttttaaatatccaaactattgttttatgttttataaaacatttataaaatacttaaatttagTTTCTATATATCTACTTACATacctaatatattattatataataaaattaattcattttttaacCCGTGGTTCACCTTGAACCGCAGTCGACCTGATGACTGATAATCCGGAACATCATCCAGTTCAGTGTCCGGAttggtttaaaaacattgctaATAACTAACTCTAGACACTAACCAACCCTATAAACCTAAGTTTTTTTACAAGAAAACGCTAAAAACATTAATGTTAAATCAATTCATTACAAATTTACGATCtcaaatataaacaaataagaAACCACTAGGTATACTAATATCAACCTAAACAATCCGTGTGCCTTTCACTCTTCCATTTATCAACATTACAGACCACggaaaacagtttttttttaataataaatctgGTACACAAAATTACCCGATGCATCAACAATGTACCCGGCCCAGCGCTTGCCGGAATGACTCAATCTGTGcatcaaaatattaataatatatatatatttatataaatgtaattatattttttatttacataatagtttgtaaaaaaatatttagtataaataatatcataattttataaaatgctaaaataaattgggttggttttcaactttcacaaataaaaagtattatttgttaacttagaaaataatatatcaagaatattctttttcaagagagaaaatgaaaaaatacaTCGGAAACTaatccatctctattatgaaattcctctattttagagaaaaaaatagaggaatacattggagatggtctaaggcatgACCGACGTAAATGATTGACGTTGAGATTCcagcttttctgattcttactattctaatgtttcaatataatttgaatatttcctttgctttataatataatggtttaaaagtattttttgtttcactatataaattatttttatatttcaatgtaactttatatttattgaatattgtgtggtcaattaaattatgtaaataactgtgtaattgattaaatttatatattaaattaatgatggttttctaaagtaataacttttaaatattacatattttaattaaaactgaagGATATAAACCTCAGATAGAGTGTTcacgtaggcgaaaataatcggccaatgagaaactatatttttgccacgtcacctcctctatttgtttttacaaaatgatcatttaattttttacttaaacaattataatcgaaaatatttttttagtgaaatatattatttatataatataattatatgttttatttacataatagtttgtaaagaaatatatagtgtaaataatatcataattttataaaatactaaataaattgggctggttttcaactttcacaaataaaaaatattatttgtaaccttagaaaagaatatatcaagaatattctttttatgagagaaaatagaaaaatacattggagacaaatccatctctattatgaaattcctctattttagagaaaaaaatagaaaaatacattggagatggtctaagggatggccgacgtaaatgatcgacgttgagatttcagcttttctgattcttactattctaatgtttcaatataatttgaatattatatttgttttataatataatggtttaaaagtattttttgtttcactatataaattatttttatatttcaatgtaactttatatttattggatactgtgtggccaattaaattatgtaaattactgtgtaattgattaaatttatatattaaatgacagttttctaaaataataacttttaaatattacagattttaattaaaactgattacatAAAGATGTATTTCCAGTAAGACATAAGGAAGACATAACGATGTATTTCCacttatcacaaatatagaatcaattgacaacaacttaattatgtcTAGCGTAGGACAACAGAGAAGAGTTTTCATACtttcaaatattataatatctcactatatTAGTGGCTAACTCAGTTTTTTCTAGCACAAATACTCACTTCATTCTTGGAGTTTAAGCTTTTCTATctgatgatattagtagtttgatccaaaaaaaaaaaatggtcgaactgtacattgtaataggagaaagaaaacaaacaaaaatcaaccgaagacttttaaggtatatgaaataaaaattggaaataacaattctctgcaattaaagaataatgcaataaaattgtagaaatacaaaataaaacaaaaaatatacacagaaagaaagatttagtaaaataaaatcataatataatttccataattgaaagtgctcagttacactaaaaagtctaaatttacaacgtacacatttttatttacatctttaaacctattatctaattaaaatgattctaaaaaagtGTCAGCATGAAGAGCTagaaaatatacgataaaatataatacataacgttaaaaatatattatcactgatcactaaaaaatcatgttagtagtaataaaaatgaaatgacaacacatttattaaaaccatagaacttattaaatatacaaactacaaattaaatatgctcaacgcaaacacacataaaaatgagacatcatatttgaatatatttaaataaatacttttaaatatattatattcttgataattttaaaattacttaaaaagaaactaaattattaaaaaatttatatacaaataaaactaaagtaatattttgtaacatcaaaataataaattaataaaaaatatattatgttaataaaatatattttagattttaatgacttataattcatgtaatattacaaaattcaaaatttgtttattacaattaatattttaccattagatatattaaaataatattctagatcgacattcaattgtcagttttcaactattacacgtgaaaaaatattattaagtacattttttttttggaaatgggttttatattttaagtaggttattggagtactttttcttttcgtgaatttattcgagatgagattccaATCTTTTAGACTAggataatttattttctatacataattatatattttttacagaactctaaaatctcggacttgattcttcatattttattagttaattgtgttacatataatagaaatacttacttcaaactaaaaatataaaaaacaaatcagatttaaaaattagttatatataatttaatatacaaaaatttacatataaataaaaatgataaatgtgacaaatttaaatatattatcctaGTGCGGAGAAATGGTATAGTGATAGTGATGTTCTAATAGCTTAATATTAGTGTTTAAATATATTGGcggcaattttttttgtttggtttaaacTTTTAAGAAAACTAAAGGTCCAATATTAGTTAGTTAGGTGAACAAGGGCCCAAATAAAACATCGATTCGGCCTTGTAAACTAGGAGATTTGGTTGCTGCTTATGACAAAAACGacgaaacaaacaaacaatgttAGGAAAGACAATCCACTCACGTTACTAATCTAATGTACGCTTTGATCTTATCTCTTACAAATAAAAAGCACAGATCTTCATCTGATTTCGGGAGAAACTTTGTTAAAAGCTATGGCGAAGAAGATTGGAGTGACGATGGAAGTCGGAAACGATGGTGTTGCTGTGATCACCATTTCGAATCCTCCTGTTAACTCTCTGGCCAGCCCAAGTATTAAAAAGCTCCTTACTTTTGATCTCATTCACTGTGTTTCTTTGTTAGCTGATTTTTGTGGGATCTTTTTCAGTTATTTCTGGGTTGAAGGAGAAGTTTCAAGACGCGAATCAGAGGAGCGATATCAAGGCCATCGTCTTGACAGGTAGATTTCTTTTTTGTTCGAATCATGTATCGATCTTAGCGTTGGTAAAAATTGTGAATTGTGTAAGAAGAGTTTGAAAGTTCAATcctttttttggtttggttaaggTCCTTGAATGTATTCTGGATCATTTCAGGCAACGGTGGAAGGTTCTCGGGTGGTTTCGACATCAATGTTTTCCAGCAAGTTCATAAGACTGGTAACAAAATGTTTCTTCTgttgttaagtttttttatagTGAAAGCATATTGTGTCCTGTGTTGTTGACGATATTGTTTCTTGGGCAGGGGATATATCACTTATGCCTGAAGTATCCATTGATCTTGTGTGCAACCTTATGGAAGGTATCTAGCTTagccttctttttgttttgaagGATCTCAATATGATAGCTTGCAATTGTTACACGATGTGATATTGATACTGTTTTCTTGTTATCAAAGACTCTAGGAAGCCGCTTGTTGCTGCAGTTGAAGGATTAGCTCTTGGTGGTGGTTTAGAACTGGCTATGGTAAGACTTTTCAAGTTTAAAGtatctttttgttgttgttgattatTGTATCACTCGTAATTCTTTAGGCGTGTCATGCTCGAGTTGCTGCCCCGAAAGCTCAGCTAGGCTTACCAGAGCTGACACTTGGAGTTATTCCAGGTTTTGGAGGTATGGATTTGTTTGTTCAGCTTGACTCTTCTTTTAAAGCTGACAAAGACAGTTTTGTTTATCAATGGATACCTTTCAATAGTGTTTGGTGAATAACCAAGCTAATTGTGTCTATGAAGGAACACAACGTCTTCCAAGATTAGTAGGCCTTGCAAAAGCAACTGATATGATCCTGGTATAAATGGCATTTTTTGCAGTTACCAACAGTTTAATTACCAAAATCTGATTTGTTTGGCTGATAAGTTTGTTACTTTTGCAGCTTTCCAAGTCGATATCATCAGAGGAGGGGCAGAAGTTCGGTCTCGTTGATGCTCTGGTGCCGTCTGGAGAATTGTTGAGCACTTCCAGAAAGTGGGCTCTTGACATTGCACTTGGACGTAAACCCTTTTTACGTTCACTGCACAGGACCGACAAGATTGGTTCTTTATCTGAAGCTCGTGCTATACTGAAGGATACTAGACAGCTAGCCAAGAAGATAGCTCCGAATATGCCTCAGCACCATGCTTGCATTGATGTCATTGAAGAAGGAATCGTCCATGGAGGATATAGTGGCGTTCTCAAGGTGACATTGACACTGTCTTCTGGTTTCCTTAATTTGTTTAAtagctttttgttttgttaataacTCTCCTTGATTCACTATGCAGGAAGCAGAAGTTTTCAAGCAGTTAGTAATGTCAGACACTGCAAAGGCTCTTGTTCATGTTTTCTTCGCACAGCGTGCAACATCAAAGGTGAGATTGGCCAAACCCTTTTAATCCTCCTAAAGCTATAGTTTCATTAGGATTAAACTGCACTGCGTTTGTTGCTCCTAGTACTTCTTGTTTCCACGCCTGAGCATATTTTAAAACACTTTTCAGGTGCCTAATGTAACTGACGTTGGATTGAAACCGAGACCGATGAAGAAAGTTGCAGTTATTGGTGGAGGTCTGATGGGTTCTGGCATCGCCACCGCTCTACTTCTAAGCAATACAAGAGTTGTGCTCAAAGAAATTAATCCAGATTACCTCCAGAAAGGACTAAAATCAGTTGAAGGTTCTTATCTTATCCAGAACATATCcagttattatataataaaagtatatatcTTGGTATTATAAGAAGTTAGAAAGGTGTATAAACACCTCAGTGAGTTGTTTTGAGCCAAAAGAAGCATACATAGCATATGATGGAGTAATAGACTATATGGTTATCACTGTTCCTGTTTACAGTAGATGCaataaagttaatttttttcttgtgaCAGCAAATCTCAAAAGCTTGGTATCTAGGGGAAAACTGACACAAGACAAAGCAGGAAAGGCCCTCTCGTTGCTCAAGGGGGTACTCGATTACTCAGAATTCAAAGATGTGGACATGGTTATAGAGGTATGCCTTACTCTTTATCTCCCTTCTCTTTGGTTTCAAGTATAATCAAATCTAGTTAGTGAATAAAATTTTCCTCTGACTATAAGGTGTTGCTTCTGGTGTCATTTTTCAGGCAGTGATTGAAAACATTCAGTTGAAACAAAAGATATTCAAAGAAATCGAAGAGGTCTGTCCACCACATTGCATCTTGGCGAGCAACACATCTACTATCGACCTCAACGTAATTGGAGAAAAAACTAACTCAAAAGATCGCATAGTTGGTGCACATTTCTTCAGGTGCATATTCAATGTCACAAAGATTTTTCtacttttttgtatttttaatgtaactaACAGAGGTTTATCTGTTTTATACAGCCCGGCACATATCATGACTCTTCTTGAGATTGTTCGTACAGAGAATACTTCTGCTCAGGTGATCCTGGATCTCATGTCGCTTGGAAAGGCCATAAAGAAAGTTCCAGTGGTGGTTGGAAACTGCATAGGCTTTGCAGTGAACAGGACATTCTTTCCGTATACACAAGGTGCTCATATGTTGGTCAATCTAGGTGTTGACTTGTTCAGAGTCGACAGGGTTATCACCTCTTTTGGCTTGCCACTGGGTCCTTTCCAGTAAATCTCTCCCTCCTTCCTTATTTCGTTACCTACCGCTTTTTGAATGTGTGTAGAGAGCTTTACTCTTTATGGGATGACTTACTTCTCAGGCTAGGTGATCTGGCTGGACATGGGATTGGAATGGCAGTTAAGGAGATATATGCCAAGGCCTATGGTGACCGCATGTTCAGATCTCCACTGACCGAGCTTCTGGTTAAGAGCGGGCGAAATGGTATGTCATTTGCTCTTGTCTTTGCAAATTTATCATCTGCCcacttttaatattttgctGCTTCAGGCAAAATCAACGGGAGAGGATACTATATTTATGAGAAGGGAAGCAAACCAAAACCTGATTCATCAGTGCTTTCAGTTGTTGAGGAATCGAGGAAACTTACCAATATCATGCCCGGTGAGAAGGTATgaacaaaaattatgttttacgAAATATAAGTAGTATTATTATTTGGTAGTTTTCAAAAGTTAATAAAGCCTCCTTGTCTTTCTTTTGCAGCCTATATCAGTAACTGATAAAGAGATTGTTGAGATGATCTTGTTCCCTGTGGTTAACGAGGCGTGCCGTGTCCTGGATGAAGGAGTTGTGATCCGAGCCTCAGACTTGGACGTTGCCTCTGTCCTTGGAATGAGTTTTCCTTCTTACCGGTAAGAATTTTAATGTAattcagaaaagaaaaattctGCTCTGTTTGCACTTAAAGTTGAAGTATCCATCTTTATCATCTCGTTGAGTCTCTTTGGTCATTTGTTAACAAGTCAATAAGCAaggttttttctttgtttttgtctgTCACTAAAAAGTTGGTGATGAtcatttctcttttgttttttggttcCTTGTTGCAGCGGAGGAATTATTTTCTGGGCAGACACGGTTGGACCTAAGTACATATATGAAAGGCTCAAGAGATTGTCCGAGACTTATGGAGGCTTTTTCAAACCTTCGAGGTATCTGGAGGAAAGGGCAATGAATGGAATGCGTCTGGTAAAGTCTCTCTCAACTTTCTTTTACATTTTATGATATCACAAGAGAACACAGTTCCCCAACTAAGTTGCCTATTAACAAATAGCTTGACAAGGTGAACATGGATTAAACCCCCCCAAGCAGAGTTATAGATATAATATCTTGAGACTAAGTTTAGCATTGACCCatgtagatttgtttttgtaatttggTTCGCTAAGGCTGCAAAGACGATCGTGTAGTATGGTTATAGCCTACTTATAGCTATGAAATAAATGTTTCCAAGCTTATGAATGCAGTACTAGTCCGGCTATCATCAGTTTATTCATTTTTTCCCCATTCTTTTTTCCCTGATTCATGATGGAACTCTGGTTTTTTACTGCAGAGTGAACCTAAGGCGTCATCGAGGTCTCGAATGTGAATGCACAAGAAGGGAGCTTAAAAGTAATCGTCAAATAAACGTTTGAAATAAGTTTATGGAGAGGTTGAAAGTGTTAATCACTAAATGAGAGAATAAATCAGTTTAGTGTTAATCACTAAATGAGAGAATAAATCAGTTTCTCTCTTTACTTCAAAGCAACGGTTACTAAGCTGTTTTGTTTTAAACACACACTTATTATGTTCTTAATAAAATGCTTGTAGCGACTCCATTCTCATGTATGTGTTCCAATGGTTAAATAATTTTCGTCAAACAGAATAATATATCATTTACATCTTTTGTAAAATTGGggattttattatatgttactCTCTAATGTTACATAAGTTGAAAAGAGAACATCATAACCAGACATGAGAAACAAAGGATGCCTCAGCAACTAAAACAATCAATGGAAAAAAAAGTTACAGAAAACTAacaagtaataataataaataactcGTGTAGTAAAGAAACAAAGCTCTCTCCAAAATCTGGAAGAGGCTTTTAAAGAGGAGACAAGAAAAACTATGGTAACATTACCTCGTAAAGTGAGGCAGGTGGTGAGGAAGCTTGTTGTTTATGTTCTCTCTGGTAAGTTATTTTTGTCCTAAGCAGAGTCTTTCTTCTCCGGCAAAGCTGGAGGTTTATGAGGATGCTGAGTGGTTGATGTATTTGTTGTGGTCGTTGGCTGCAATGGCTGTGGTTTGGTGAGTGTAGGTTGAGCAGTGGTTGGTGGCTGTGGTATTTGCTGAATCCCGTTCTCGGTTTTCACCGTTGCGCTTGCGGTTGGGGGTGGCTGTATATGTCTTCTTGCTAAATATGAACACTTTGATTCTGCAAACCAACAAACTTAA contains these protein-coding regions:
- the LOC106375554 gene encoding peroxisomal fatty acid beta-oxidation multifunctional protein AIM1; this translates as MAKKIGVTMEVGNDGVAVITISNPPVNSLASPIISGLKEKFQDANQRSDIKAIVLTGNGGRFSGGFDINVFQQVHKTGDISLMPEVSIDLVCNLMEDSRKPLVAAVEGLALGGGLELAMACHARVAAPKAQLGLPELTLGVIPGFGGTQRLPRLVGLAKATDMILLSKSISSEEGQKFGLVDALVPSGELLSTSRKWALDIALGRKPFLRSLHRTDKIGSLSEARAILKDTRQLAKKIAPNMPQHHACIDVIEEGIVHGGYSGVLKEAEVFKQLVMSDTAKALVHVFFAQRATSKVPNVTDVGLKPRPMKKVAVIGGGLMGSGIATALLLSNTRVVLKEINPDYLQKGLKSVEANLKSLVSRGKLTQDKAGKALSLLKGVLDYSEFKDVDMVIEAVIENIQLKQKIFKEIEEVCPPHCILASNTSTIDLNVIGEKTNSKDRIVGAHFFSPAHIMTLLEIVRTENTSAQVILDLMSLGKAIKKVPVVVGNCIGFAVNRTFFPYTQGAHMLVNLGVDLFRVDRVITSFGLPLGPFQLGDLAGHGIGMAVKEIYAKAYGDRMFRSPLTELLVKSGRNGKINGRGYYIYEKGSKPKPDSSVLSVVEESRKLTNIMPGEKPISVTDKEIVEMILFPVVNEACRVLDEGVVIRASDLDVASVLGMSFPSYRGGIIFWADTVGPKYIYERLKRLSETYGGFFKPSRYLEERAMNGMRLSEPKASSRSRM